One Thermoanaerobacter pseudethanolicus ATCC 33223 DNA window includes the following coding sequences:
- a CDS encoding L-threonylcarbamoyladenylate synthase, protein MTKIVRVNKNNPEIELIDFAAKVIKEGGLVAFPTETVYGIGANSFNEEAIKKIFIAKGRPQDNPLIVHIAELEQIYDLVKEVPQKAKTLMKKFWPGPLTLIFKKSQKVPYVNTAGMDTVAIRMPSNTIAHLLIKRAEVPISAPSANVSGKPSPTDASHVIEDLYGKVDVIIDGGKCDVGVESTVLDLTEKVPVILRPGAVTLEMLREVIGNVEVDPSLLKKPQEDLKPKSPGMKYKHYSPNAEVYIVTGDLEKVVKKIQELTEEQLKYGKKVGIMATVQTSTQYEKGEIIVVGDRNRPETIAKNLFEVLRQFDKKGVDVIFAESFEYDNIGLAIMNRLEKAAGYKEISAEGELP, encoded by the coding sequence ATGACAAAAATAGTACGTGTTAATAAAAATAATCCAGAAATTGAGCTTATTGATTTTGCAGCAAAAGTGATAAAAGAAGGAGGACTTGTGGCTTTTCCTACAGAGACAGTTTATGGAATTGGAGCCAATTCTTTCAATGAAGAAGCTATAAAAAAGATATTTATAGCAAAGGGAAGGCCTCAAGATAACCCTCTTATTGTTCATATTGCAGAATTAGAGCAGATTTATGACCTTGTGAAAGAAGTACCTCAAAAAGCTAAAACTCTTATGAAGAAATTTTGGCCAGGCCCTTTAACACTTATTTTTAAAAAATCACAAAAAGTGCCTTATGTTAATACGGCTGGCATGGATACTGTAGCTATAAGGATGCCTTCAAACACAATTGCTCATCTTTTAATCAAAAGGGCAGAAGTCCCTATATCTGCTCCCAGCGCTAATGTTTCAGGTAAGCCTAGTCCTACTGATGCTTCTCACGTTATTGAAGATTTGTATGGAAAAGTAGATGTAATAATAGACGGAGGAAAATGTGATGTTGGCGTAGAATCTACTGTTTTGGATTTGACAGAAAAGGTGCCGGTCATTTTAAGACCGGGAGCAGTTACTTTGGAAATGCTGAGAGAAGTGATAGGAAATGTTGAAGTGGATCCTTCACTTTTAAAAAAGCCACAAGAAGATTTAAAGCCTAAGTCCCCTGGCATGAAGTACAAGCATTATTCTCCTAATGCGGAGGTCTATATAGTAACAGGAGACCTTGAGAAAGTTGTAAAAAAAATTCAAGAATTGACAGAAGAACAATTGAAATATGGTAAAAAAGTTGGTATAATGGCAACGGTACAAACTTCGACACAATATGAAAAGGGAGAAATTATTGTCGTAGGGGATAGAAATAGACCAGAGACGATAGCGAAAAATCTTTTTGAAGTTTTAAGACAATTTGACAAAAAGGGAGTAGATGTCATTTTTGCTGAAAGTTTTGAATATGACAATATTGGACTTGCTATTATGAATAGATTAGAAAAAGCTGCCGGTTATAAAGAAATAAGTGCTGAAGGAGAATTGCCATGA
- a CDS encoding NusG domain II-containing protein, whose product MTKGDKFLIITIVIISVISLIFINKSVSSYEEKYISIQVDGKEVKRIKFDSSLVGKTIPIKTEYGYNLLEIGEDKVRVIEADCPDQLCVKQGYISRVGEAIVCLPNRLVVEIKGGEKEMEIDGISY is encoded by the coding sequence GTGACAAAAGGTGACAAATTTTTAATAATTACTATTGTAATTATCAGTGTTATATCACTTATATTTATAAATAAATCAGTTTCTAGTTACGAAGAAAAGTATATAAGTATACAAGTAGATGGGAAAGAGGTAAAGAGAATAAAATTTGATAGTAGTTTAGTGGGAAAAACAATACCAATAAAGACAGAATATGGTTATAATTTACTTGAAATTGGAGAGGATAAAGTGAGAGTAATTGAGGCGGATTGTCCTGATCAATTGTGTGTTAAACAAGGCTATATTTCACGAGTTGGAGAGGCTATTGTATGTTTGCCCAATAGATTAGTTGTTGAAATAAAAGGAGGGGAGAAGGAAATGGAAATAGATGGTATCAGTTACTAG
- a CDS encoding response regulator yields the protein MSKILVLDDNKGICSLIEEIFTMDGHEVRTYSDISHFDKEIEKFRPDVGLFDLHMAKDMLKIIKKVKNIHPNMKGIIMSADEPQEPFTEFPFISKPFDIITLKNLVYDSLKQEMFV from the coding sequence ATGAGTAAAATTTTAGTTTTAGACGATAATAAGGGAATCTGTAGTTTAATAGAAGAAATTTTCACGATGGATGGCCATGAAGTGAGAACTTACAGTGATATTAGCCATTTTGACAAAGAGATAGAAAAATTTAGACCTGATGTAGGATTGTTTGATTTACACATGGCAAAAGATATGCTAAAAATCATCAAAAAAGTTAAGAATATTCATCCAAACATGAAAGGTATTATAATGTCAGCAGATGAGCCACAAGAGCCTTTTACGGAGTTTCCTTTTATCTCTAAACCTTTTGACATAATAACACTAAAAAATTTAGTTTATGATAGTCTAAAGCAAGAAATGTTTGTATAA
- a CDS encoding ZIP family metal transporter translates to MSAFNGMIIGSLVGIIGTGMGGAATYFLKNPSNRFFSGIMGTAAGLMLSIVAFDLLPHAFDIAGLTLGTIGILMGAILISFFDMIIENMDIAGSFIKEGVLLGIAIALHNFPEGLAVGSGFMVSQSLGIDIALVIALHDFPEGLAMATPFSAGGIPPYKNVIYTVLAGIPTGIGALIGVVTGGISPYFIGLNLGIAGGAMLYVTCGDVIPEARNIYKGKISILGMILGFIGGIIITKYL, encoded by the coding sequence ATGTCTGCCTTCAATGGGATGATAATAGGCTCTTTGGTCGGAATAATCGGTACGGGAATGGGGGGAGCTGCGACATATTTTTTAAAAAACCCTTCTAATAGATTTTTTAGTGGGATTATGGGCACTGCTGCAGGTTTAATGCTTTCTATTGTTGCTTTTGACCTTTTGCCTCATGCTTTTGATATAGCAGGTCTTACATTGGGGACAATTGGGATATTAATGGGAGCCATTTTGATTTCTTTTTTTGACATGATAATAGAAAATATGGATATTGCCGGAAGTTTCATAAAAGAAGGAGTACTATTAGGAATTGCAATTGCTTTACATAATTTCCCTGAAGGACTTGCTGTAGGTTCTGGTTTTATGGTATCTCAGTCATTAGGTATTGACATCGCCTTAGTTATTGCTTTGCACGATTTTCCTGAGGGTTTAGCAATGGCAACGCCATTTTCTGCAGGCGGTATACCTCCTTATAAAAATGTAATATACACCGTATTGGCTGGGATTCCTACAGGAATAGGGGCTTTAATTGGAGTTGTGACGGGTGGTATATCCCCTTATTTTATTGGATTAAATTTAGGCATAGCAGGAGGAGCTATGTTGTATGTGACCTGTGGCGATGTAATTCCTGAGGCCAGAAATATTTACAAAGGGAAAATTTCTATTTTGGGGATGATATTAGGTTTTATTGGTGGTATAATAATAACAAAGTATTTGTAA
- the rpmE gene encoding 50S ribosomal protein L31 — MKPNIHPTYYHDAVVRCACGNTFITGSTKKEIRVEICSKCHPFFTGQQKIVDTGGRVERFRKRFNLEEK; from the coding sequence GTGAAACCGAATATACATCCTACCTATTATCATGATGCGGTTGTAAGGTGTGCATGTGGAAATACTTTTATAACAGGTTCTACAAAGAAAGAAATTAGAGTAGAAATATGTTCCAAATGCCATCCTTTCTTTACAGGCCAGCAGAAGATTGTAGATACAGGTGGAAGAGTCGAGAGATTTAGAAAGAGATTTAATTTAGAGGAAAAATAA
- the prfA gene encoding peptide chain release factor 1 has product MIDKLQAIEDRYVDLSQKISDPNIISNVAEWRKYVKEHAAIEDIVLKYREYKKVLEDIEATKELLSSNDEELKEMAEEELSQLEEKKEKLLEEIKILLIPKDPNDEKNVIMEIRAGAGGEEAALFAHDLFRMYSMYAEKKGWKVEIMSSNETDIGGFKEVILNISGKGSYSRLKYESGVHRVQRVPTTEAGGRIHTSTATVAVLPEVEEVDVEINPNDIKIDVFRSGGHGGQSVNTTDSAVRVTHIPTGIVVTCQDERSQIQNRERALKILRAKLYEMALQEQQREIAETRKSQVGTGERSERIRTYNFPQGRVTDHRIGLTLYRLQEVLDGDLDEIIDALILNDQAEKLKNMNLN; this is encoded by the coding sequence ATGATTGATAAATTGCAAGCAATAGAAGATAGATATGTAGATTTAAGTCAGAAAATAAGTGACCCTAATATTATTTCAAATGTAGCTGAATGGAGAAAGTATGTAAAAGAGCATGCGGCTATTGAAGATATTGTGTTAAAATACAGAGAATACAAAAAAGTTTTGGAAGATATAGAGGCTACAAAAGAGTTGTTGTCTTCAAATGATGAAGAGCTTAAAGAGATGGCAGAGGAAGAACTTTCTCAATTAGAAGAAAAAAAAGAAAAATTATTAGAGGAGATAAAAATTCTTTTAATACCAAAAGACCCAAATGATGAGAAAAACGTCATAATGGAGATTAGGGCAGGAGCAGGAGGAGAAGAGGCAGCTCTTTTTGCCCATGACCTTTTTAGGATGTATTCCATGTATGCAGAGAAAAAAGGTTGGAAAGTAGAAATAATGAGCTCCAATGAAACAGATATCGGAGGATTTAAAGAAGTAATTTTAAATATTTCTGGAAAAGGATCTTACAGCAGGTTAAAATACGAAAGTGGTGTTCATAGGGTTCAAAGGGTTCCAACCACTGAAGCTGGAGGAAGAATACACACTTCTACCGCTACAGTGGCAGTTTTGCCTGAAGTCGAGGAAGTTGATGTAGAGATAAATCCAAATGATATAAAGATAGATGTATTTAGGTCAGGCGGTCATGGAGGGCAGAGTGTAAATACGACTGATTCCGCAGTCAGAGTTACCCATATTCCGACAGGGATTGTAGTAACTTGTCAAGATGAGAGGTCACAGATTCAAAATAGAGAAAGAGCTCTTAAAATTTTGCGAGCAAAGCTTTATGAAATGGCTCTACAAGAACAACAAAGAGAAATTGCTGAGACACGGAAATCCCAAGTAGGTACTGGGGAAAGGAGCGAGAGGATAAGAACTTACAATTTTCCACAAGGCAGAGTTACTGACCACAGAATAGGTTTAACTTTATATAGATTACAGGAAGTTCTTGATGGGGACTTGGATGAAATTATAGATGCTTTAATTTTAAATGACCAGGCAGAAAAACTCAAGAATATGAATCTAAATTAA
- the rsxA gene encoding electron transport complex subunit RsxA → MNIFIILINTIFVNNYVFARFLGICPFLGVSNKTETATGMGMAVTFVITLSSVITYIIHHAILVPLNLEYLQTIVFILVIASLVQFVEIFLKKTSPNLYSALGIYLPLITTNCIVLGVAILNIQEGYTLFETIFNALGASIGFAIALLLMAGIREKLEIIDVPKALEGVPITLITAGLISIAFLGFNGLV, encoded by the coding sequence ATGAATATATTTATAATATTGATTAATACGATATTTGTCAACAATTATGTTTTTGCCCGTTTTTTAGGGATATGTCCCTTCTTAGGTGTATCTAATAAAACAGAAACAGCTACTGGAATGGGTATGGCTGTAACTTTTGTAATTACACTATCGTCAGTTATAACTTATATAATACATCATGCTATATTAGTTCCACTAAATTTAGAATATTTGCAAACTATAGTTTTTATACTTGTTATAGCTTCTTTAGTACAATTTGTTGAAATATTTCTTAAAAAAACTAGTCCAAATCTATATAGTGCATTAGGTATATATCTTCCATTGATAACTACTAACTGCATAGTACTAGGAGTAGCTATATTGAATATTCAAGAAGGCTATACATTATTTGAAACGATTTTTAATGCCCTAGGAGCATCTATTGGTTTTGCTATTGCATTGTTGCTTATGGCTGGAATAAGAGAGAAGCTTGAAATAATAGATGTTCCAAAGGCTTTAGAAGGTGTTCCAATAACATTAATAACTGCAGGTCTTATATCCATAGCGTTTTTAGGATTTAATGGGCTTGTTTAG
- a CDS encoding RnfABCDGE type electron transport complex subunit B, producing MDGILYAIVVLGGLGFLFGSSLSLASKIFAVEINPKVKKIREVLPGANCGACGYPGCDAYANAIVEGKAPVNACSVGGNSVAKKVANIMGVDAVEVERKVATVLCQGDRNKAKDKYLYYGIRDCRAQNILAGGSKSCSYGCLGCGTCVDVCDYGAIQIINGVAVIDKEKCVACKACIEVCPKGIIELVPYDQEVIIKCKSNDPGKVVRSNCSVGCIGCQICVKSCPENAITFENYLAKINYEKCTNCGICAEKCPTGTIFSSLEQVRKKVQ from the coding sequence ATGGATGGTATATTGTATGCAATAGTAGTATTAGGCGGTTTAGGATTTTTATTTGGATCAAGTCTTTCTTTAGCATCTAAGATTTTTGCTGTGGAGATAAATCCAAAAGTAAAAAAGATAAGAGAAGTTTTACCAGGTGCAAACTGTGGGGCTTGTGGATATCCCGGTTGTGATGCCTATGCTAATGCAATTGTAGAGGGGAAAGCTCCAGTAAATGCTTGTAGTGTTGGGGGAAATTCTGTAGCAAAAAAAGTGGCAAATATAATGGGAGTCGACGCTGTAGAAGTAGAAAGAAAAGTAGCAACTGTATTATGCCAAGGAGATCGTAATAAAGCAAAAGATAAATATCTCTATTATGGTATAAGGGATTGTAGGGCTCAAAATATATTAGCTGGAGGAAGCAAATCTTGCTCATACGGCTGTTTAGGTTGTGGTACTTGTGTGGATGTTTGTGATTATGGTGCAATTCAAATTATTAATGGAGTTGCTGTTATAGATAAAGAAAAATGTGTGGCTTGCAAAGCTTGTATAGAAGTTTGTCCTAAAGGAATAATTGAGCTTGTACCCTATGACCAAGAAGTGATAATAAAATGTAAGAGTAATGATCCGGGTAAGGTAGTTAGAAGCAATTGTAGCGTTGGATGTATTGGATGTCAAATATGTGTTAAAAGTTGCCCTGAAAATGCAATTACTTTTGAAAATTATCTAGCAAAGATTAACTATGAAAAATGTACTAATTGTGGAATTTGTGCTGAAAAATGTCCTACAGGTACCATATTTTCGAGTCTAGAACAGGTAAGGAAGAAAGTACAATAA
- a CDS encoding class II fructose-1,6-bisphosphate aldolase: protein MLVTGIEILEKAHKEGYAVGAFNTSNLEITQAIVEAAEETKSPVIIQVSEGGLKYAGIETISAIVRTMAEKASVPIALHLDHGTDFNTVMKCLRNGWTSVMMDASKLPLEENIKVTKTVVQIAHGMGVSVEAEIGKIGGTEDNITVDEREAAMTDPEEALKFAKETGVDYLAIAIGTAHGPYKGEPKLDFDRLKKIKEMLNIPLVLHGASGVPEEAIKKAVSLGINKINIDTDIRQAFARRLRDLLEKDSEVYDPRKILGPCKDAMKEVIKQKMILFGAAGRA from the coding sequence ATGTTAGTGACAGGTATAGAGATATTGGAAAAGGCCCATAAAGAAGGATATGCAGTTGGAGCTTTTAACACCAGTAATTTAGAAATTACTCAAGCCATTGTGGAAGCAGCAGAAGAGACTAAATCACCAGTCATAATACAAGTCAGTGAGGGAGGATTGAAATACGCTGGTATTGAGACGATTTCAGCGATTGTCAGGACAATGGCGGAAAAAGCGTCAGTTCCAATTGCCCTTCACCTTGACCATGGTACAGATTTCAATACGGTCATGAAATGCTTGAGAAATGGTTGGACTTCTGTAATGATGGATGCATCAAAATTGCCACTCGAAGAAAATATAAAAGTGACGAAAACTGTGGTGCAAATTGCTCACGGAATGGGAGTTTCTGTTGAAGCTGAAATCGGAAAAATTGGTGGTACAGAGGATAATATCACAGTAGATGAAAGAGAAGCGGCTATGACAGACCCAGAAGAAGCTTTAAAATTCGCAAAAGAAACAGGAGTAGATTATTTAGCTATAGCTATTGGGACAGCTCATGGACCTTACAAAGGAGAACCTAAGCTGGACTTTGATAGACTTAAAAAAATAAAAGAAATGCTCAATATTCCTTTAGTTTTACATGGAGCTTCAGGAGTTCCTGAAGAGGCTATAAAGAAGGCTGTAAGCCTTGGCATAAATAAGATAAACATAGATACGGATATAAGACAAGCTTTTGCACGAAGACTAAGAGATTTATTAGAAAAAGATAGTGAAGTATACGACCCAAGAAAAATTTTAGGTCCGTGTAAAGATGCGATGAAAGAAGTAATTAAGCAAAAAATGATTTTATTTGGAGCAGCAGGAAGAGCATAA
- the rho gene encoding transcription termination factor Rho — MHFDINTLGNLSLMELREIAKELGIKSITKYRKQELREKILEKVSQLNGENLIQEDNRKEEGLNEGPTQELQESRVGKNTDDTSNTNSNISKNGYAKSISTENSANGLQAQSKPSKDILPIAKELSDPLKELIQTQGDVVAEGILDILPDGYGFLRVENFVQGPKDIYISQSQIRRFGLKVGDKVRGITRIPREGEKYSAILYVESINGEDPENAKKRIPFDELTPIFPNEKLRLETSPTEFSMRLVDIIAPIGKGQRGMIVAPPKAGKTTLLKQIANSISQNHPEVILIVLLIDERPEEVTDMKRSIKGEVVYSTFDELPEHHTKVAEMVLEHAKRLVEYKKDVVILLDSITRLARAYNLITPPSGRTLSGGIDPSALHPPKRFFGAARNIEEGGSLTILATALIETGSRMDEVIFEEFKGTGNMELHLDRKLQERRIFPAIDIYKSGTRKEELLLTKEELEAMWILRKAMSNLPPAEVTEMLIEKLIRTKSNAEFINMIRAQLYKS, encoded by the coding sequence TTGCATTTTGATATTAATACTTTGGGAAATTTGAGTTTGATGGAACTGAGAGAAATTGCAAAAGAGTTAGGCATTAAAAGTATTACGAAATACAGAAAACAAGAGCTGAGAGAAAAAATTTTGGAAAAAGTTAGTCAATTAAATGGAGAAAATTTAATTCAAGAGGATAACAGAAAAGAGGAAGGTTTAAATGAGGGGCCAACACAAGAATTACAAGAAAGTAGGGTAGGGAAAAATACAGACGATACTTCAAATACAAATTCTAACATATCGAAAAATGGATATGCAAAGTCTATTAGTACTGAAAATAGCGCAAATGGATTACAAGCTCAATCAAAGCCTTCAAAAGACATCTTGCCAATTGCTAAAGAACTTTCTGATCCATTGAAAGAACTTATACAGACACAAGGAGATGTAGTGGCAGAAGGCATTCTTGATATTTTGCCAGATGGTTACGGATTTTTAAGAGTAGAAAACTTTGTTCAAGGGCCTAAAGATATATATATTTCTCAATCGCAAATAAGGCGTTTTGGCTTAAAAGTTGGCGACAAAGTAAGAGGTATTACAAGGATTCCTAGAGAAGGGGAAAAATATTCTGCAATTCTTTATGTGGAATCTATAAATGGTGAAGATCCCGAAAATGCTAAAAAAAGGATTCCCTTTGATGAATTAACTCCTATTTTCCCAAATGAGAAATTGAGATTAGAGACTTCACCTACAGAATTTTCCATGAGATTGGTAGATATCATTGCTCCTATAGGTAAAGGGCAAAGGGGTATGATTGTTGCACCGCCAAAAGCAGGAAAAACCACTTTACTTAAGCAAATTGCCAATAGCATTTCACAAAACCATCCAGAAGTTATTCTCATTGTGCTTTTAATTGATGAACGCCCTGAAGAAGTAACTGACATGAAACGTTCTATAAAAGGAGAAGTAGTATATTCTACTTTTGATGAACTCCCAGAACACCATACTAAAGTGGCTGAAATGGTATTAGAGCACGCTAAAAGACTTGTGGAGTATAAAAAGGATGTGGTGATTCTTTTAGATAGTATTACTAGGTTAGCGAGAGCTTATAACCTTATTACACCTCCTTCAGGAAGAACTCTTTCTGGTGGCATTGACCCTTCTGCATTACATCCTCCGAAAAGATTTTTTGGAGCAGCCAGGAATATAGAAGAGGGTGGAAGTTTAACTATCCTTGCTACTGCTTTGATTGAAACGGGAAGCCGCATGGATGAAGTTATATTTGAAGAATTTAAGGGAACGGGCAATATGGAACTTCACCTTGATAGAAAATTACAAGAAAGAAGGATATTCCCTGCTATTGATATATACAAATCGGGTACAAGAAAAGAAGAATTGCTGCTTACTAAAGAAGAATTGGAGGCCATGTGGATATTAAGGAAAGCCATGTCAAATTTACCGCCTGCAGAGGTTACAGAGATGTTAATTGAAAAATTAATACGAACTAAATCTAATGCGGAGTTTATAAATATGATAAGAGCACAATTATATAAATCTTGA
- a CDS encoding thymidine kinase → MYGSLDHGFIEVIVGPMFSGKSEELIRRIKRAQIAKQKVQVFKPAIDDRYSIDKVVSHNGTNINAISVVKAFEIIELLEEDTEVIAIDEIQFFDHSIVDVVREIADLGKRVICAGLDMDFRGEPFGPTPDVMAIAESVDKLTAICVKCGNPATRTQRLINGKPAKYDDPIILVGAHETYEARCRKCHEVPRT, encoded by the coding sequence ATATACGGATCTTTGGATCATGGTTTTATAGAGGTTATAGTTGGTCCTATGTTTAGCGGTAAAAGTGAAGAACTAATAAGAAGGATTAAAAGAGCACAAATTGCCAAACAAAAAGTACAAGTTTTTAAACCGGCTATTGACGATAGATATTCTATTGACAAGGTGGTATCTCACAATGGCACTAATATAAATGCTATTAGTGTAGTAAAAGCTTTTGAAATAATTGAGCTTTTAGAAGAAGACACAGAGGTTATCGCAATTGATGAAATTCAGTTTTTTGACCATTCGATTGTGGATGTTGTAAGGGAAATTGCTGATTTGGGCAAAAGAGTCATTTGTGCTGGCTTAGATATGGACTTTAGGGGAGAACCATTTGGGCCTACTCCTGATGTAATGGCAATTGCGGAGTCTGTGGATAAACTGACGGCTATATGTGTGAAATGTGGCAATCCTGCTACTCGCACTCAAAGGCTTATCAATGGGAAACCTGCAAAATACGATGATCCAATCATTTTAGTAGGGGCCCATGAAACCTATGAAGCAAGGTGTCGAAAATGCCATGAAGTTCCCCGTACATAG
- the prmC gene encoding peptide chain release factor N(5)-glutamine methyltransferase — MKVYEVINLGAKELQGICENPKLEAELLLAYCLGMDRINLIIKREDEVEEGELAKFLGLLNMRKSHIPYQYIVKKHYFMGLEFFVDENVLIPRPETEILVEEVLKRLKKGNTLIDIGTGSGAIAVSVVKYFPDCFVYAVDISRKALEVAKYNAKKHNVLDKIVFIESDVFSQVPKNIKFDFIVSNPPYIKRGELETLQEEVKKEPIIALDGGEDGLFFYKKIIEGAPFYLNPEGAICFEMGYDQKEEVTDLLTKGGFKNIEVIKDLSGIDRVVIARYKL; from the coding sequence TTGAAAGTATATGAAGTGATAAATTTAGGGGCAAAAGAACTTCAAGGCATTTGCGAAAATCCTAAACTTGAAGCGGAACTGCTCCTTGCCTACTGTTTGGGGATGGATAGGATAAATCTAATAATTAAAAGAGAAGATGAAGTGGAGGAAGGGGAGTTAGCAAAGTTTTTAGGACTTTTAAATATGAGAAAATCTCACATTCCTTATCAGTACATTGTAAAAAAACATTATTTTATGGGTTTGGAGTTTTTCGTGGATGAAAATGTATTGATTCCAAGGCCTGAGACGGAAATACTTGTGGAAGAAGTATTAAAAAGGCTTAAGAAAGGTAATACACTAATTGACATAGGGACAGGCAGTGGTGCTATAGCTGTAAGTGTAGTCAAATATTTTCCTGATTGCTTTGTATATGCTGTCGATATTAGTAGAAAAGCTCTTGAGGTGGCAAAATATAATGCAAAAAAACACAACGTTTTAGATAAAATTGTTTTTATAGAAAGTGATGTTTTTTCACAGGTTCCTAAGAATATAAAGTTTGATTTTATTGTATCAAATCCACCCTATATTAAAAGAGGCGAACTTGAAACCCTTCAAGAAGAAGTAAAAAAAGAACCTATTATAGCGTTGGATGGAGGAGAAGATGGGCTTTTCTTTTATAAAAAGATTATAGAGGGAGCTCCTTTTTATCTAAATCCTGAAGGGGCAATTTGCTTTGAAATGGGATATGACCAAAAAGAGGAGGTAACTGATTTATTGACAAAAGGTGGTTTTAAAAATATTGAAGTGATAAAGGATTTATCGGGAATTGATAGAGTTGTAATAGCAAGGTATAAGTTATAG
- a CDS encoding DUF1385 domain-containing protein: protein MKKTDIGGQAVIEGVMMRGHNSVATAVRKGDEIIIKKEYVKPLTKRNKFFSLPFIRGTFALFDSLIVGIKSLTYSAELFEEEDEENISKFDSFLQKVFGDKLDDVLMYFSVAISLILSIVIFFIGPTYVADYMKLFTKNTIVINFVEGLLRVVIFLLYLVLISQMKDIKRIFEYHGAEHKAIYCLEHEEELTVENARKYTTLHPRCGTNFLFIVMTVSIIVFSFLKWPTLYIRILSRILLLPVVAGISYEIIKLAGRSDNKIIAAFVYPGLLLQKLTTREPDDNQLEVAIASLKSVLEDEGGQEFESI from the coding sequence ATGAAAAAAACTGATATAGGTGGTCAAGCAGTAATTGAAGGAGTTATGATGAGAGGACACAATAGTGTAGCGACAGCTGTAAGAAAAGGAGATGAAATAATTATAAAGAAAGAGTATGTAAAACCCTTGACTAAAAGGAATAAATTTTTTTCGTTACCTTTTATAAGAGGTACTTTTGCTCTTTTTGATTCTCTTATCGTAGGTATAAAAAGCCTTACTTATTCTGCAGAACTTTTTGAAGAAGAAGATGAAGAAAATATTTCAAAATTTGATTCATTTTTACAAAAAGTGTTTGGAGATAAGTTAGATGATGTTTTGATGTATTTTTCTGTCGCAATATCTTTAATTTTATCTATTGTCATATTTTTTATCGGACCGACATATGTAGCGGATTACATGAAATTATTTACAAAAAATACCATAGTCATAAATTTTGTCGAGGGGTTGTTGAGGGTTGTCATTTTTCTCTTGTACCTTGTTCTTATTTCTCAGATGAAAGACATAAAGCGTATTTTTGAATATCATGGGGCAGAGCATAAGGCTATTTACTGCCTTGAACATGAAGAGGAATTGACAGTAGAAAATGCTCGCAAATATACTACTTTACATCCTAGGTGTGGAACAAATTTCCTTTTTATAGTCATGACTGTCTCTATAATAGTTTTTTCTTTTTTGAAATGGCCTACTCTTTATATAAGGATACTCAGTAGAATTCTTTTGCTTCCTGTAGTTGCTGGTATATCTTATGAAATAATAAAATTGGCAGGGCGAAGTGACAATAAAATAATAGCGGCTTTTGTATATCCTGGCTTGCTGTTACAAAAACTTACTACAAGAGAGCCTGATGACAATCAATTAGAAGTTGCTATTGCATCACTAAAAAGTGTTTTGGAGGACGAGGGAGGACAAGAATTTGAAAGTATATGA